From the Daphnia magna isolate NIES linkage group LG3, ASM2063170v1.1, whole genome shotgun sequence genome, one window contains:
- the LOC116918464 gene encoding LOW QUALITY PROTEIN: serine/arginine repetitive matrix protein 2 (The sequence of the model RefSeq protein was modified relative to this genomic sequence to represent the inferred CDS: deleted 1 base in 1 codon) yields the protein MGSPRRAQRDQDNRVDIKDRLQSLAKASNRTKKSTSSTNERTASKSQNNSQSGREHGKNNKITNRKDSMERVMERARTEGGSRWTKKLLDEEAKDPDRWGHSGFKEMYKNELGISRNRRSRSRQKTIVRRSKSRDRVRKSESGRRISDRERSDGGGHRKIARPQVKRSYSSSDRSPNSDVKRRSDSSKRPSNGASHEKKSVAEKSVKTNANRVSKPEVNKKPVDRRRETEPKRDRFVKKGSPLRSRSRSPARYSEKTNIPPKRHTLNAGSKARISTRRGPVSPPERGRSHSGSPGRSSASPITRRQKRLSDDGSSCSSSSLSHSSFSRSSSSSSSTSGSSTSSSSKETGYRKGSALKPRSPPAPPRLKAKEQFKPGEDRHGAKQSFVSKSAKRPITGTSIVASPLKKRRTARRDTDSSSNESSSGTEDEEVEDGEEEEEGEDVTEGPNTATEPQLSNVSSRLSLSERFGKLAQLSSQRRNLELVQLRIVAPVGGAATTEKNVSIDESSAAPVISNAKATREHSVEPLQQPHVSHHAHHHHQIKNIPPPEEPIRKDERAREDRWRDWHERYDQYRHVQPPRQLPRDWDDIRVRHKYYTDRGYFGHDMTLEELSRWEAWWHRYQLWRRGYEHAWVKTHGPHVPIEYPDWTNYRSTNSRREVAQPVSTSSSIRSRLGWRR from the exons ATGGGATCCCCTAGACGGGCACAGCGGGACCAG GACAATAGAGTAGATATTAAAGATCGATTGCAATCATTGGCAAAAGCATCAAACAGGACAAAAAAAAGTACCAGCTCAACCAATGAAAGAACTGCTTCAAAATCACAAAACAATAGCCAGTCTGGGAGAGAAcatggaaaaaataataaaattacta ATCGTAAAGATTCAATGGAGCGTGTGATGGAGCGTGCAAGAACGGAAGGTGGAAGCCGTTGGACAAAAAAGTTATTGGATGAAGAAGCCAAAGATCCTGATCGTTGGGGCCATAGTGGTTTTAAAGAAATGTATAAAAATGAACTGGGCATAAGTAGAAATCGGAGGTCACGATCGCGTCAAAAAACAATCGTCCGTCGTTCGAAATCTCGCGATCGTGTGCGCAAAAGTGAATCTGGCAGAAGAATAAGTGATCGCGAGAGAAGTGATGGTGGAGGACATCGCAAAATTGCCCGCCCCCAGGTTAAACGCAGTTATTCCAGTTCAGACCGTAGCCCAAATTCAGATGTCAAGAGAAGGTCTGATTCGAGCAAACGTCCTAGCAACGGAGCTTCACACGAGAAGAAATCGGTCGCGGAAAAAAGTGTCAAAACGAATGCCAATCGAGTTAGTAAACCTGAAGTAAACAAGAAGCCTGTAGACCGTAGGCGCGAAACAGAGCCTAAAAGAGACAGGTTTGTTAAAAAAGGCAGTCCATTGCGATCACGCAGCCGAAGTCCTGCACGGTATTCAGAGAAAACCAATATCCCACCGAAAAGGCATACTCTTAATGCTGGCTCAAAAGCCAGAATAAGTACTCGACGCGGTCCGGTATCTCCTCCGGAGCGTGGTCGTTCCCATTCTGGTTCTCCTGGTCGATCATCAGCATCCCCTATAACACGGAGGCAAAAGCGCTTGAGTGACGATGGTAGTAGCTGCAGCAGTTCTTCTTTATCTCATTCATCCTTTTCCCGATCGTCATCGTCTTCATCTAGTACCAGTGGATCATCAACTAGTTCGAGTTCAAAGGAAACCGGCTACCGTAAAGGAAGTGCTTTAAAGCCTAGATCTCCACCT GCCCCTCCTCGCCTGAAAGCTAAAGAACAATTTAAACCAGGTGAAGATAGACATGGGGCCAAGCAATCTTTCGTTTCAAAGAGTGCGAAACGTCCAATCACGGGTACCAGTATAGTTGCATCGCCGTTGAAAAAGCGTCGCACAGCTCGGCGAGACACAGACTCGAGCTCGAACGAATCCAGCTCTGGTACAGAGGATGAGGAGGTAGAAGACGGtgaagaggaggaagaaggTGAAGACGTTACAGAAGGCCCTAACACTGCCACAGAACCTCAATTATCAAATGTTTCATCTCGTCTTTCACTGTCGGAGAGGTTTGGGAAACTTGCCCAGTTAAGTTCTCAAAGAAGGAATTTGGAATTAGTGCAATTGCGAATAGTTGCCCCTGTCGGAGGAGCTGCCACAACGGAGAAGAATGTCAGCATTGATGAAAGTAGTGCTGCCCCCGTCATATCGAACGCAAAAGCTACTAGAGAGCATTCAGTCGAGCCTTTGCAACAACCGCATGTTAGTCATCACGCccaccatcatcatcaaataaaaaatatcccACCGCCAGAAGAACCGATTCGCAAGGATGAACGGGCAAGAGAAGACCGGTGGAGGGATTGGCATGAAAG gtaTGATCAGTATCGTCATGTGCAGCCTCCCCGTCAGCTACCGCGAGACTGGGACGACATTCGTGTCCGCCATAAATATTATACAGACCGAGGGTATTTTGGCCATGATATGACTCTAGAAGAGTTGTCACGATGGGAGGCTTGGTGGCACCGTTATCAATTATGGCGGCGTGGCTACGAACATGCTTGGGTGAAAACTCACGGGCCACACGTCCCTATTGAATATCCTGACTGGACCAATTATAGATCGACGAATAGCCGGAGAGAAGTTGCCCAACCTGTTTCAACGAGTTCTTCCATTCGCAGTAGACTTGGATGGAGACGATAG